Proteins encoded together in one Shewanella acanthi window:
- a CDS encoding M1 family metallopeptidase, producing MTLGSTGRMSSTQWDLNRDYHSFANSDQIQVTHLSLDLSVDFDTQLVAGSATLSLTYLDEKVTELWLDSRELKIQSVVTESNQALAFSFTETSDILGQKLCIQLPASHCTHITIQYQTSPSAQGLQWLTPEQTAGKRLPYLFSQSQPINARSWLPLQDTPKVRITFDAKVTVPKGMRAVMSAMNQPDTPLEGVFQFEMEKPIPTHLMALAVGDLAYQAIGPRSGIYTEPSMLAAAVAEFNDTEHMIDVAESLLGAYAWGRYDMIILPPSFPFGGMENPRLAFLTPTLIAGDKSLVSTVAHELAHSWTGNLVSNATWRDLWLNEGFTTYFTNRIVEAVYGKEQAELEWVIEFGRLKEEMAVLPIERQTLPANVQLSDPNLAFNRFTYDKASMFVHELEYRLGRSVFDKFLFEYVEHFAFKAITTEMFVEYAKQALVAKHSDKITEAELLEWIYGEGLPQGFCGPTSQSLDKVEDALQKFLQGFAANKLDVKGWRVHHWQYFLTQLPEVLSQVQLMDLDDTFKLTESTNAEIACDWFRVAIRNHYDPVLPALSAYLQRIGRGKFVRPLYAELQIAGYQTELRDIYAKARAGYHPSLQVQLDQSL from the coding sequence ATGACGTTAGGCAGTACTGGCAGGATGAGCAGCACACAATGGGATCTAAATCGTGATTACCATTCCTTTGCCAATAGCGACCAAATCCAAGTGACTCATCTATCATTGGATTTGAGCGTTGATTTCGACACTCAATTAGTAGCGGGCAGTGCGACGCTATCGCTGACTTATTTAGATGAAAAGGTGACTGAGCTATGGCTCGATAGTCGCGAATTAAAGATTCAATCCGTTGTCACCGAGTCAAATCAAGCATTAGCTTTCTCGTTCACAGAGACGAGCGACATCCTAGGGCAGAAGCTGTGCATTCAATTGCCTGCTAGCCATTGCACCCACATCACTATTCAGTATCAAACCTCACCAAGTGCACAGGGCTTACAGTGGTTAACGCCTGAGCAAACTGCGGGTAAACGGTTACCCTATTTATTTAGTCAGTCACAGCCGATCAATGCTCGCAGTTGGCTTCCACTTCAGGATACGCCGAAAGTGAGAATCACCTTTGATGCTAAAGTCACAGTGCCTAAGGGCATGCGCGCAGTCATGAGCGCGATGAATCAACCCGACACACCGCTTGAAGGCGTATTTCAGTTCGAGATGGAAAAACCAATCCCGACACATTTAATGGCATTGGCGGTGGGGGATTTAGCCTACCAAGCCATTGGCCCTCGAAGTGGTATTTACACTGAGCCCAGTATGCTCGCCGCCGCAGTTGCAGAATTCAATGATACCGAGCACATGATAGATGTGGCCGAATCTCTGTTAGGTGCATACGCTTGGGGGCGCTATGACATGATTATTCTGCCGCCGAGCTTTCCCTTTGGTGGAATGGAAAATCCCCGTTTAGCTTTTTTAACGCCAACATTAATTGCTGGCGATAAGAGTCTCGTTTCCACCGTTGCCCATGAACTGGCTCATTCTTGGACCGGTAATTTGGTGAGTAACGCAACTTGGCGCGATCTCTGGTTAAACGAAGGCTTTACCACTTATTTTACCAATCGGATTGTCGAGGCCGTTTATGGCAAAGAGCAGGCAGAATTGGAGTGGGTGATTGAATTCGGTCGCTTAAAAGAGGAAATGGCAGTATTACCAATCGAAAGGCAAACCTTGCCCGCCAATGTGCAGCTAAGTGATCCTAATCTGGCTTTTAACCGATTTACCTACGATAAGGCTTCCATGTTTGTGCACGAGCTTGAGTATCGTCTCGGTCGCTCCGTTTTTGATAAGTTCTTATTTGAATACGTTGAGCACTTTGCCTTTAAGGCCATTACCACAGAGATGTTTGTCGAATACGCTAAGCAGGCATTAGTGGCAAAGCATAGCGATAAGATCACCGAAGCCGAATTGTTGGAATGGATTTATGGTGAAGGTTTGCCTCAAGGTTTTTGTGGCCCGACATCCCAAAGCCTAGATAAAGTCGAGGATGCATTGCAGAAGTTTTTACAGGGCTTCGCGGCCAACAAACTCGATGTAAAAGGTTGGCGAGTGCACCATTGGCAGTATTTTCTGACCCAATTACCTGAAGTTTTATCTCAAGTGCAACTGATGGATTTAGATGACACTTTTAAACTAACTGAATCAACCAATGCTGAAATTGCCTGTGATTGGTTTAGGGTTGCGATCCGTAACCATTACGATCCGGTATTGCCTGCGCTTAGTGCGTATTTACAACGTATTGGGCGTGGCAAGTTTGTACGCCCCTTATATGCGGAATTACAAATTGCTGGATATCAGACCGAGCTACGTGACATCTACGCCAAAGCGAGGGCGGGTTATCATCCCTCACTTCAAGTGCAATTAGATCAGAGTTTGTAA
- a CDS encoding PstS family phosphate ABC transporter substrate-binding protein — protein MKLKKLVGAMTITAAGVFSTAAMATVDQSLPTYEKASGVSGNLSSVGSDTLANMMTLWAEEFKQMYPNVNIQIQAAGSSTAPPALTEGTSQFGPMSRKMKPNEEEAFEKHYGYKPTAIRVAIDALAVFVHKDNPIKGLTVEQVDGIFSSTHKCGSTDVQRWGDLGLDGNWSAKDVQLYGRNSVSGTYGYFKEHALCKGDFKANVNEQPGSASVVQSVSQSLNAIGYSGIGYKTAGVKAVAIAKKGNEFIEATAENAANGTYPLSRYLYVYVNKQPNKDLAPMEKEFIRYVLSKQGQQVVEKDGYVTLPKSVVAKDLEQVGIRL, from the coding sequence ATGAAACTGAAAAAGCTTGTCGGCGCGATGACGATTACAGCCGCTGGTGTATTCTCTACAGCTGCAATGGCAACTGTTGATCAATCTCTGCCAACCTATGAAAAAGCAAGTGGCGTATCCGGCAACCTGTCTTCTGTCGGTTCAGATACCTTAGCTAACATGATGACGCTGTGGGCTGAAGAATTTAAACAGATGTATCCAAACGTCAATATCCAAATTCAAGCTGCCGGTTCTTCTACCGCGCCTCCAGCGTTAACTGAAGGCACTTCACAATTCGGTCCTATGAGCCGCAAGATGAAGCCTAATGAAGAAGAAGCCTTCGAAAAACACTATGGCTATAAGCCAACTGCTATCCGTGTAGCGATCGACGCATTAGCCGTGTTTGTACACAAAGATAACCCAATCAAAGGGTTAACCGTTGAGCAAGTGGATGGTATTTTCTCTTCTACCCACAAATGTGGTAGCACGGACGTCCAACGTTGGGGTGACTTAGGTCTGGACGGTAACTGGTCTGCGAAAGATGTACAGTTATACGGTCGTAACTCAGTATCGGGAACCTACGGTTACTTTAAAGAGCATGCCCTGTGTAAAGGCGACTTTAAAGCTAACGTGAACGAGCAACCAGGTTCTGCTTCTGTTGTGCAATCTGTATCTCAATCACTGAACGCTATCGGTTACTCTGGTATCGGGTACAAAACTGCTGGCGTCAAAGCCGTGGCGATTGCGAAGAAAGGTAACGAGTTTATCGAAGCAACCGCCGAGAACGCAGCAAACGGTACTTATCCATTATCACGTTACCTCTACGTTTACGTGAATAAACAACCAAACAAAGATTTAGCGCCGATGGAAAAAGAATTCATCCGTTACGTGCTCTCGAAGCAAGGTCAGCAAGTGGTTGAAAAAGATGGGTATGTCACTCTGCCTAAAAGCGTAGTGGCTAAAGATTTAGAACAAGTAGGCATCCGTCTCTAG
- the phoR gene encoding phosphate regulon sensor histidine kinase PhoR gives MFDSYSGYRMYSRLAAYLLLCVVIGLLVGKPLWILILGLGGLLLWHYRQLARLNFWLWRDRKLTPPQGSGSWEGVFNGIYRLQGKNRRRLGQLAALLGRFRQGAEALPDAAIVLDSELNILWCNKLAQLMLGLVWPQDNGQRIDNLLRHPDFSLYIKAGKFKEPLELPSPVSDRRLIEIRIMGYGDRQMLLIARDITRIRQLEGMRKEFVANVSHELKTPLTVLQGYLEMMQSMAEPGSMNAKPLSLMQQQTQRMQSMVEQLLMLSRIEDASDINLEETVNMTLMMEVLKEEAMALAQDRYELTFSCEAGLDTHGNELQLRSACSNLISNAIRYTEPGGKITVKWQRVATGARFSVTDTGEGIAPQHINRLTERFYRVDSARSRQTGGTGLGLAIVKHALNHHHSELNISSDLGKGSTFSFVIPLHLLEQSK, from the coding sequence ATGTTTGACTCCTATTCAGGGTACCGGATGTATTCGCGTCTAGCGGCCTATTTGCTGCTATGCGTCGTAATTGGTTTATTGGTCGGGAAACCTCTCTGGATACTGATTCTTGGTTTGGGCGGTTTATTGTTGTGGCATTACCGTCAGCTAGCACGCCTTAATTTTTGGTTATGGCGTGATAGAAAATTAACACCTCCCCAAGGCAGTGGCAGTTGGGAAGGAGTGTTTAATGGGATTTATCGTCTTCAAGGCAAAAACCGTCGCCGACTTGGGCAATTAGCTGCACTTTTAGGCCGATTTCGCCAAGGCGCTGAGGCCTTACCCGATGCCGCCATCGTGCTCGATTCTGAGCTTAATATCCTTTGGTGCAATAAGTTAGCACAATTGATGCTGGGCTTAGTCTGGCCGCAGGATAATGGTCAGCGAATCGATAATTTACTCCGCCATCCCGATTTCTCCCTCTATATTAAAGCGGGCAAGTTCAAGGAACCCTTGGAGCTGCCATCCCCTGTGTCCGATAGACGCTTAATCGAGATTAGGATCATGGGTTACGGCGACAGACAAATGTTACTGATCGCGCGGGATATCACCCGAATTCGCCAGCTTGAAGGGATGCGTAAGGAATTTGTCGCTAACGTGTCACATGAGCTTAAGACCCCCTTGACTGTGCTTCAGGGTTATCTCGAGATGATGCAGAGCATGGCTGAGCCCGGCTCAATGAATGCTAAGCCATTGAGTTTAATGCAGCAGCAGACCCAGCGAATGCAGTCTATGGTTGAGCAGTTATTGATGTTGTCCCGTATTGAGGATGCCTCGGATATTAATCTCGAGGAAACCGTCAATATGACACTGATGATGGAAGTACTTAAGGAAGAAGCCATGGCGCTGGCCCAAGACAGGTACGAATTAACCTTTAGCTGCGAAGCGGGACTCGATACCCATGGTAATGAACTTCAGCTTAGAAGTGCTTGTTCTAACTTGATTTCTAACGCGATTCGTTACACTGAACCTGGTGGTAAAATTACCGTCAAATGGCAAAGGGTGGCGACGGGGGCGCGCTTTAGTGTGACTGATACCGGTGAGGGCATAGCACCGCAGCATATCAATCGTTTAACTGAACGGTTTTACCGCGTCGACAGTGCACGTTCACGACAAACGGGCGGCACCGGGCTTGGGCTCGCGATTGTGAAACATGCCCTAAATCATCACCACAGTGAGCTCAACATTAGCAGTGATTTGGGTAAAGGCAGCACTTTTAGCTTTGTTATCCCATTACATCTGCTCGAACAGAGTAAGTAG
- the phoB gene encoding phosphate regulon transcriptional regulator PhoB: protein MTARILIVEDELAIREMLTFVMEQHGFTTSAAEDFDSAIALLKEPYPDLILLDWMFPGGSGIQLAKRLKQDEFTRQIPIIMLTARGEEEDKVKGLEVGADDYITKPFSPKELVARIKAVLRRSAPTRLEETIDVQGLSLDPVSHRVSVGETVLDMGPTEFRLLHFFMTHPERVYSREQLLDNVWGTNVYVEDRTVDVHIRRLRKAVEESGHDRLIQTVRGAGYRFSTRI, encoded by the coding sequence ATGACTGCAAGGATATTAATAGTAGAAGACGAGTTAGCCATCCGTGAGATGCTGACTTTTGTGATGGAACAGCATGGGTTTACCACCTCTGCTGCTGAGGATTTTGATTCGGCCATTGCGCTGCTAAAGGAACCTTATCCTGATCTCATTTTATTAGATTGGATGTTTCCAGGCGGAAGTGGTATTCAACTGGCTAAGCGACTCAAGCAGGATGAGTTTACTCGCCAAATTCCCATCATTATGCTCACTGCCCGCGGCGAAGAGGAAGATAAAGTCAAAGGCTTAGAAGTGGGCGCCGATGACTACATTACCAAACCTTTTTCCCCTAAGGAGCTGGTGGCACGCATCAAGGCGGTACTACGTCGCAGCGCGCCAACACGCTTAGAAGAAACCATCGATGTGCAAGGTTTATCACTCGACCCAGTGAGTCACAGGGTCAGTGTTGGCGAAACCGTGCTCGATATGGGGCCGACGGAGTTCCGATTATTACACTTCTTTATGACCCACCCAGAACGGGTTTATAGCCGTGAACAGTTACTCGACAACGTGTGGGGGACTAATGTTTACGTCGAAGACAGAACCGTGGATGTACATATTCGTCGCCTGCGAAAAGCAGTTGAAGAATCGGGTCATGACAGACTCATTCAAACGGTTCGTGGTGCAGGTTATCGTTTCTCAACACGCATTTAG
- a CDS encoding porin yields MMNVFCKTLLASALASATLASAYAAEPLTVYGKLNVTAQSNDVDDESETTIQSNASRFGVKGDFELSSSLEAFYTVEYEVDTGADSSNNFKARNQFVGLKGAFGSFSVGRNDTLLKISQGNVDQFNDLSGDLKSLFKGDNRLAQTATYLSPSFGGFVFGATYVADGDAEQQGQDGFSLAAMYGDAKLKKSPIYAAIAYDSDVKGYEVLRASVQGKIVGITLGGMYQQQEETYKNDLPVNSDSIDGFLFSAAYDIDAVTLKAQFQDMEDKGDSWSIGADYSLAKPTKLFAFYTSRSLDSSDNDDSYLGIGLEHKF; encoded by the coding sequence ATGATGAACGTTTTTTGTAAAACTCTACTTGCTTCTGCGCTAGCTTCTGCAACTCTGGCTTCAGCTTATGCCGCTGAACCTTTGACTGTTTACGGTAAGTTAAATGTGACTGCTCAATCCAATGATGTGGATGATGAATCAGAAACGACGATTCAAAGTAACGCTTCACGTTTTGGTGTTAAGGGCGATTTTGAACTGTCTAGCTCGTTAGAAGCCTTCTATACAGTTGAATACGAAGTGGATACAGGAGCTGATTCAAGCAATAACTTCAAAGCACGTAACCAATTCGTTGGTTTGAAAGGTGCATTTGGTTCTTTCTCTGTGGGTCGTAACGACACGTTACTGAAAATTTCTCAAGGTAACGTTGACCAATTCAACGACTTATCAGGCGACTTAAAAAGTTTGTTTAAGGGCGATAACCGCTTAGCACAAACTGCAACTTACCTGTCGCCATCCTTTGGTGGTTTCGTGTTCGGTGCAACCTATGTAGCCGACGGCGATGCTGAGCAACAAGGCCAAGACGGTTTTAGCTTAGCGGCCATGTACGGTGACGCTAAACTGAAAAAATCACCAATTTATGCTGCAATCGCCTATGACTCGGACGTGAAAGGTTATGAAGTTCTGCGTGCCTCTGTGCAAGGTAAAATCGTGGGTATCACCCTAGGCGGTATGTACCAACAGCAAGAGGAAACCTATAAAAATGACTTACCAGTAAATAGTGACAGCATTGATGGGTTCCTGTTCAGCGCAGCCTACGACATTGATGCCGTGACCTTAAAAGCCCAATTCCAAGATATGGAAGACAAAGGTGATTCATGGTCAATCGGCGCCGATTACAGCCTAGCTAAACCCACTAAACTGTTCGCGTTCTACACTAGCCGCTCATTAGATTCATCTGACAATGATGACAGCTACTTAGGTATTGGCTTAGAACACAAGTTCTAA
- the rdgC gene encoding recombination-associated protein RdgC, whose amino-acid sequence MWFKNLTLYRFNKPFAIETEALETALADFTFSPCGSQDISKFGFSNALGKQGSSLVHSANNRHLICVTKEEKILPGQVIKEALEEKVAQIEDEENRKLAKKEKDALKDEITTSLLPRAFSRRSQTRALILPELEMILVDSSSATKAEELLALLRKALGSLPIIPLSFKAPVESQLTQWLKEGSAPLPFEMQDEAELKSAADEGGIVRFKQQDLKEDEVLAHLETGKEVHKMALHFGQSIALLLQSDASVKRLKFSEEFRAGNDELGNEDPMARLDADFALMGSELVALMHALVSALGGLEETQA is encoded by the coding sequence ATGTGGTTTAAAAATCTTACTCTTTACCGTTTCAATAAACCTTTTGCTATCGAAACCGAGGCCCTTGAAACCGCGTTAGCCGATTTCACATTTTCCCCCTGCGGCAGCCAAGACATCAGCAAATTTGGTTTTTCTAATGCATTAGGCAAACAGGGCAGCTCACTGGTTCATAGTGCTAACAACCGTCATCTGATTTGCGTGACTAAGGAAGAGAAAATTCTTCCAGGCCAAGTCATCAAAGAAGCCCTCGAAGAAAAAGTGGCGCAGATTGAAGATGAAGAAAACCGCAAATTAGCAAAGAAAGAAAAAGATGCGCTAAAAGATGAAATCACCACGAGTCTGTTACCACGTGCGTTTTCACGTCGCAGCCAAACTCGCGCGCTGATTTTACCTGAGCTTGAAATGATCCTAGTGGACAGCTCGAGCGCCACTAAAGCCGAAGAATTACTGGCGCTGCTGCGTAAAGCATTGGGCAGTCTGCCGATTATCCCGCTCTCCTTTAAAGCACCGGTCGAAAGCCAATTAACCCAATGGTTAAAAGAAGGCAGCGCGCCATTACCCTTTGAAATGCAAGATGAAGCTGAGCTGAAATCCGCCGCAGATGAGGGTGGAATCGTGCGCTTTAAGCAGCAGGATTTAAAAGAAGATGAAGTGCTTGCACACCTTGAAACGGGTAAAGAAGTCCACAAAATGGCACTGCACTTTGGTCAATCCATCGCACTCTTATTGCAATCCGATGCCAGCGTGAAACGCTTAAAATTCTCCGAGGAATTTAGAGCCGGTAACGATGAACTCGGCAATGAAGATCCGATGGCACGATTAGACGCTGACTTCGCCCTGATGGGAAGCGAACTCGTGGCGCTGATGCATGCGCTGGTTTCGGCCCTCGGCGGACTCGAAGAGACTCAAGCTTAG
- a CDS encoding M61 family metallopeptidase, whose protein sequence is MKPSSLSILVLSALFSANALAEVDYKIDLSQPEHHLAQVTVTFPEAKAGDFIVNLPVWRTGKYQVLPLADGVRLFNAKDSDGNALNWKRTASGEWQVALSKPTKVSVTYQLYANELGQRVRHIDASHAYLDASGVFMYSPAFRDQSVAVQLTVPESWKSYSGMNTGSQAHSFVAPNYDVLIDSPIETGISTHRQFSANGKDYEVVFWGEGNYDTVQVVKDLTALSGAAKAIWDGYPFERYVYMVHATSGAGGATEHLNSTVIQLPRFSFRERKDYLRFIGTASHEFIHTWNVKAYRPDGLVPYDYQHENMTELLWIAEGSTSYFQGQLLLRAGVMTPKEFLEDLAKRVEKSELTPGREIQSVAEASAGEWSSTGGDYAINHSVNIYSEGYLASLALDFALLKDTKLAHSYRDVHRRLYNEHRVPNGYSVSDVQQILKDLSGKDYAPWWQAHVNSPLSLDFKNLLAQAGLVLSYGKDAKTEAFTGMTLSSEHDSLELSQVLRDGPAWKSGITAGDEIIAINDLRVTAKGFDKRIQDFKAGDTINLTLFSNDKIKQVAMTLGSKQSGKLELKGDAKASKEQKAFFKAWLGIDWPFDDKGELTAKK, encoded by the coding sequence GTGAAACCCAGCAGTTTATCTATCTTGGTTTTAAGTGCGCTATTTTCGGCCAACGCCCTCGCTGAGGTAGATTATAAAATCGATTTAAGCCAGCCAGAACATCATCTTGCACAGGTAACAGTGACCTTCCCCGAAGCTAAAGCCGGTGATTTTATTGTTAATCTTCCCGTTTGGCGCACGGGTAAATACCAAGTATTACCGCTAGCTGATGGTGTGCGCTTATTCAATGCAAAAGACAGCGACGGTAATGCACTTAACTGGAAACGTACCGCCAGCGGTGAATGGCAAGTGGCGTTATCAAAGCCGACGAAGGTGAGTGTGACTTATCAGCTGTATGCCAATGAACTAGGTCAACGTGTTCGTCATATTGATGCGAGTCACGCCTATCTCGATGCGAGCGGCGTGTTTATGTATAGCCCCGCATTTCGTGACCAAAGTGTGGCAGTGCAGCTAACCGTGCCTGAAAGCTGGAAAAGCTATTCGGGCATGAATACGGGCAGTCAGGCTCATTCGTTTGTTGCGCCAAACTACGATGTACTGATTGATTCACCAATCGAAACGGGCATCAGTACCCATAGGCAGTTTAGTGCTAATGGCAAAGACTATGAGGTGGTGTTTTGGGGGGAAGGGAATTACGACACTGTTCAAGTGGTGAAGGATTTAACCGCGCTAAGTGGTGCGGCTAAAGCGATTTGGGATGGTTACCCCTTCGAGCGCTATGTGTATATGGTGCATGCCACCAGTGGCGCTGGCGGCGCGACTGAGCATTTAAACTCGACGGTCATTCAGTTGCCGCGGTTTAGCTTCCGTGAGCGTAAGGATTACCTGCGATTTATTGGTACGGCCTCTCACGAGTTTATCCATACCTGGAACGTTAAGGCATATCGCCCTGATGGCTTAGTGCCCTACGATTATCAGCATGAAAATATGACCGAACTGCTGTGGATTGCAGAGGGTTCAACCAGTTATTTCCAAGGACAATTATTGCTGCGTGCAGGGGTGATGACACCTAAGGAATTCCTCGAGGATTTAGCCAAGCGCGTGGAGAAAAGTGAGTTAACACCGGGTCGTGAAATTCAATCTGTGGCCGAGGCGAGCGCGGGTGAGTGGAGCAGCACAGGTGGTGACTATGCCATTAACCATAGCGTTAACATTTACTCAGAAGGCTATCTAGCGTCTCTCGCGCTGGATTTCGCCTTATTGAAAGACACAAAGCTTGCGCATTCCTACCGCGATGTTCACCGTCGTCTTTATAACGAACACCGTGTACCTAATGGGTATAGCGTGAGTGATGTTCAGCAAATTCTGAAGGACTTATCGGGTAAGGATTATGCCCCATGGTGGCAGGCGCATGTGAATAGTCCACTGAGCCTCGATTTTAAAAATTTACTGGCTCAAGCAGGTCTTGTCTTGTCCTACGGCAAAGACGCGAAAACCGAAGCCTTTACTGGCATGACACTGAGCAGCGAACATGATTCATTGGAACTTAGCCAAGTGCTACGCGATGGGCCTGCTTGGAAGTCGGGCATTACAGCGGGTGATGAAATCATTGCCATTAATGACCTTCGAGTGACGGCCAAAGGTTTTGATAAGCGTATTCAAGACTTTAAAGCGGGCGATACCATTAATCTCACCCTGTTCAGTAATGACAAAATTAAACAAGTTGCAATGACCTTAGGTTCGAAACAAAGCGGTAAACTTGAATTGAAGGGGGATGCTAAGGCGAGTAAGGAGCAAAAAGCTTTCTTCAAAGCTTGGTTAGGCATCGATTGGCCTTTTGATGATAAAGGCGAATTAACCGCTAAAAAATAA
- a CDS encoding tetratricopeptide repeat protein: MHKLTVILASWLLIFSVNVLARDLESEEVELREAPQSMYDKISQSVSLPIDFKNREQFEQQAASQGYDNDELEHKLLLLARLTMEPSVKSAQGSLDATQLIELLASIAESPYEKASVAMLRGRNLGRTAQRYQEAIAFYNEALTRINDSYDIESMLLKHTIHEHLGGLHLVLRQDVPALMHFHTYRDIAYKLRNDYLIAAAEAKLGHYYNKNQQLTKSLQHYSEAIRLSNQSNYPTMKTHLQLQLAKVYRDLKQWDEALKNAHEAAAGFKKLGNDTYLSSCMTVIAMVYSEQGDWNKAIDYYLNAQQLDAKNGNYIAQGLNFHNLGQAYSHINDEENALKYLLMANQVFIDKKSYHYQVYNELLIGEIAQTKQDWTLMINHAEKALSLATDLKLPDEQRSALTQIAFASEQMGDTNKLISTQKQIIALGQQKPEAEVDSAVSASLLAEQQLKLELNVVKGKLSEAQRSTKNTNRLLALCALLATLFLITLLILLKKRSKLTAQNQMLITLSQQDPFTQHPGYTALIADLDDRTPNEPATEALVLVEFPAHLKSDLNHGQYFANAVTKQFTQLLNDCFAMPVYVVRQGLFAIRFTESVQAEMLLSRLTEQMRSQLLTHQFNMGMINLPLLGKSDINMDPKLKFECAQMALAGCRSLSRDHNHYVSLRALDFVPSSLFANPIFLHLEKGIERGLIRFETNGRKEDIIWPRWEHNQDRHLLENI; the protein is encoded by the coding sequence ATGCATAAACTCACTGTGATATTGGCGTCTTGGTTACTGATATTTTCGGTCAATGTGTTGGCTCGCGATCTCGAATCTGAAGAGGTCGAACTGCGTGAAGCCCCGCAGTCCATGTACGACAAAATTAGTCAGTCAGTGTCCTTACCCATTGATTTTAAGAACCGGGAACAGTTTGAGCAGCAAGCCGCATCCCAGGGCTACGACAATGATGAACTTGAACATAAGTTATTGCTGCTCGCCCGTTTAACGATGGAACCCAGTGTAAAGTCAGCTCAGGGTAGCCTCGATGCCACACAATTAATCGAACTTTTAGCCAGTATTGCCGAGTCGCCCTACGAAAAAGCAAGCGTAGCCATGTTAAGGGGGAGAAACCTTGGAAGAACTGCGCAGCGATACCAAGAAGCAATTGCCTTTTATAATGAGGCCCTGACCCGCATCAACGACAGCTATGACATTGAGTCAATGCTGCTTAAACACACCATTCACGAACACTTAGGTGGACTGCATTTAGTGCTTCGTCAGGATGTGCCTGCGCTAATGCATTTTCACACCTACCGCGATATCGCCTACAAACTGAGAAATGATTATCTCATCGCCGCTGCCGAGGCAAAACTTGGGCATTATTACAATAAAAATCAGCAACTCACAAAATCGCTGCAACATTATAGTGAGGCGATTCGTCTGTCGAACCAATCTAATTACCCTACAATGAAAACCCATCTTCAGCTGCAATTGGCTAAGGTATATCGGGATTTAAAGCAATGGGATGAGGCCCTTAAAAACGCCCATGAGGCTGCCGCAGGCTTTAAAAAATTGGGCAACGATACCTATCTTTCGAGTTGTATGACAGTGATTGCCATGGTCTACAGCGAGCAAGGGGATTGGAATAAGGCCATCGATTACTACCTTAACGCCCAGCAGTTGGATGCCAAAAACGGCAACTATATCGCCCAGGGCTTAAATTTCCATAACCTTGGTCAAGCTTATTCCCATATCAATGATGAGGAAAATGCACTTAAATACCTACTGATGGCAAACCAAGTGTTTATCGATAAAAAGAGCTACCACTATCAGGTCTACAACGAATTGTTAATTGGCGAGATTGCCCAAACCAAGCAGGATTGGACTTTGATGATAAACCACGCCGAAAAAGCCTTAAGCCTAGCAACGGACTTAAAGCTACCCGATGAACAGAGATCAGCCTTAACGCAAATCGCCTTCGCATCAGAACAGATGGGTGACACGAATAAGTTAATCAGTACCCAGAAACAAATCATCGCCCTCGGGCAGCAAAAGCCCGAAGCCGAGGTTGACTCCGCGGTTTCAGCATCGCTACTTGCCGAGCAACAACTCAAACTTGAACTCAATGTAGTAAAAGGTAAGCTCTCAGAGGCCCAACGCAGCACTAAAAATACCAATCGATTGTTGGCTCTTTGTGCGCTGCTTGCGACGCTATTTTTAATCACTCTACTGATTCTATTGAAAAAACGCAGTAAGTTAACCGCCCAAAACCAAATGCTGATTACCTTAAGTCAACAGGATCCTTTCACTCAACATCCTGGTTACACCGCACTAATCGCAGATCTAGACGACAGAACACCTAACGAGCCAGCGACAGAAGCCTTGGTTCTGGTTGAATTCCCTGCCCACTTGAAGTCCGATCTTAATCACGGCCAATATTTTGCTAATGCCGTCACAAAACAATTCACACAACTGCTAAACGACTGTTTTGCCATGCCCGTTTATGTTGTGCGCCAAGGACTCTTTGCGATTCGCTTTACTGAATCTGTACAGGCCGAAATGTTACTTTCGCGACTCACAGAACAGATGCGTTCCCAATTGCTAACGCATCAATTTAATATGGGGATGATAAATCTCCCCTTACTGGGCAAATCCGACATCAATATGGATCCTAAACTTAAGTTTGAATGTGCTCAAATGGCGTTGGCGGGATGTCGGAGTCTATCAAGAGACCACAATCATTACGTCAGCCTGCGGGCGTTAGATTTTGTGCCATCAAGCCTATTTGCAAACCCAATATTCCTTCACTTAGAGAAAGGTATAGAACGAGGTTTAATTCGCTTTGAGACCAATGGCCGTAAAGAAGACATTATCTGGCCACGTTGGGAGCATAATCAGGACCGACATTTACTGGAAAATATTTGA